Proteins encoded by one window of Rhodamnia argentea isolate NSW1041297 chromosome 6, ASM2092103v1, whole genome shotgun sequence:
- the LOC115734184 gene encoding stress-response A/B barrel domain-containing protein HS1-like, translating into MEEAKGLVKHVLLVRFKDDTTPDQIEELIKGFANLVNLVPPMKSFHWGRDVSIENAHQGFTHVFETTFESTEGIAEYLPHPAHVEFSKRFLPRLEKVLVVDFKPTTVRT; encoded by the exons ATGGAGGAAGCCAAAGGTCTAGTGAAGCATGTGCTGCTGGTGCGGTTCAAGGATGATACGACGCCGGACCAGATCGAAGAACTCATCAAGGGCTTCGCCAATCTCGTCAACCTCGTCCCCCCCATGAAGTCTTTCcactg GGGAAGGGATGTGAGCATCGAGAACGCCCATCAAGGCTTCACGCATGTGTTCGAGACGACGTTCGAGAGCACCGAGGGGATAGCGGAGTACTTACCTCATCCGGCCCACGTCGAGTTCTCGAAACGGTTCCTCCCCAGGTTGGAGAAGGTCCTCGTGGTCGACTTCAAGCCGACCACCGTTCGTACTTAA